In Danio rerio strain Tuebingen ecotype United States chromosome 9, GRCz12tu, whole genome shotgun sequence, the genomic window CCTCTACACTCGTCCATCATACGGCCGGCGGACGGCCAGTAAAACAGCCTACACTTCTGCATACTCGGCTCCGTCCCGACAGTCCAGCTCTCGCCTGTCCAGAATGTCACAGGCCACAGATGAGAAACTGCCGGCCCGAGACACGTTTGTGTGAGCAGACCCAGTAAAGGAAAACTCTGCTTCATTTCAAAGCTCAATAAaggatgtttaataaatgcatGTGCTCTTTGCTTTGTCTTGTAGTTCACCACACTCATGTATTTTAAACCACAGTAAGGAACAACATTGAGTTTCCTCAGCTCAGTGTAAGGACCGCAGACTGTAATAGATATGCTCACAGTATCTGTGACGTCACCATCAGGTTTCTGAACAGCGCAAAagaagtgtttagtcttttaaaaacactgctgtgacACACTGAGCCTCTAAACATTGCTCATTATTAGGCTTTTCTATAGGAGGAAAATTACATGCAAACCCTTCAGATATAgtgtgtgttagtaaatgtagGACTATTGATGAACTACAGCAGAACACTGTaggacaacacttcagatgactgatctagagcccacAGCTGATCAATCTGGCCGATTCTGGAGTGCagtacagctctaaagaacattataaatgatacataatcttcaataaaacaaatacatttacagaGATGCTGTATGAGGATATAACTTCACTCAGCTGGGAATtggaggccatgtgaatggtttgtgagcaggATGCTTTATCATCTGatcattgtaggaaataatcccaaaaggcaactcacggaatgaaccaccaactatccagcatatgttttacacagtggatgcccttccagccgcaacccagtactgggaaacacccatacacactcacactcatacactacagccagtgtagttgatcagttgatcatagcgcatgtgtttggactgtggaggaacccggaggaaacccacgccaacacggggagaacatgcaaactccacacagaaacaccaactgacccagctgaaacTCAAACCAGagtccttgctgtgaggccacagtgctgaccactgagacaCCGTGCTGTCCCTCTTAAAAGTTGATAATGGTAAAGTTTGAGTCTGAATGTCTGCAtcatactgatgttgatccagcaGACGGTAAAGTACTGAagcggtctctctctctctctctctctctctctctctctctctctctctgtaagcTGGGGCGGATGAACATTATTTTGTGTTGCCGGTGGTGTTTGTTACATGAAAGCGTGCTATAGGGGTTGTTTTCAACCTGTGTGTGTAtaacaaacagagagagagagagagtgtgttgttgacaccacaaacacacacagagcaggGAAGGCTGCtgatctggagtgtgtgtgtatgtgtgtgtgtgtattctcctCTTCAGCTGCTCTTCATCTCAGCATGCATTACAGGACGCTCCTGATGCACACTGAAATGGTGtgttttgtggtgtgtgtgtgcggctgGCTGCTGGTCTGCTCCACCGTGCCCACTGAATGCTGGGCGTACTCTGAGGTGCACACTTCAGTGCTCACATCCGCGCACTATTTCTCCAACCTGTGGAAGGACTGTCTCTCCGACTCCACCGGCGTCACCGACTGCAAAGTCTTCCCCACATTTCTGGCTCTGCGCCGTGAGTATGGGGAGAACATGGAGGGGTATTCACTTAAACATCTTTTGACTAGTGACATGTCTTCCTTATGTGTATATCTGGCATGAGAGAAAGACTGGCTTATTCCTCCGAGGTCACGTATGTTAGTGTGATGAAGGTTTACTTTGACACAGTCGGCTGTAGTTTCTGGTGTTAGTGAAGTGTGAGGTGCTCTatagacagagtgtgtgtgtgtgtgtgtgtgtgtgtgtgtgtgcgtgtgcgtgtgcgtgtgcgtgtgcgtgtgtgtgtgtgtgtgtgtgcgtgtgcgtgcgtgcgtgtgtgtggagAGAATCACTGGAGCTGAGTGTGAATATTGTCCTGTCCGTCATTTGACAGCCTACATCCACGTGTGCCGATCCTTCCTCTTCACATCTATACTCCTGGGCTTGTTCGGCTCCATTCTGGCTTTGGTGGGGATGAAGTGCACCAAACTGGGAGGATCTGAAACTGTCAACGCTAAAGTCACCTTCGCTGGAGGCATCAATTACCTGACGTCAGGTCAGTGTCTGCTCTGTGCAGAGTGTGCTTCTGCTCTTCTTAAAGCGTTATTGCACTCAGAAATGAACTTTgtggagtttatttataaactaatgtcgagaggatcacgtgcttatgattgatcacagccagTCCCGCATTATTAActcatgattgaccaatcagatgattcctaagccactataaatactctgAGTTCTGAATCACAGCCATCCTCATTTTGAGACAGTTTTGGACAGCCCTAATCTCCACGAGCCCTTAGATGTTTGTTCTGATCTGGACTTTGAGCGTCTCGggactctgtctgtctgtctgtggagGATGAAGGGCTCCAGGATTTCAGCTAAAACATCTCCAGCTGTGTCTGAAGATGAACGAAGCTCTCAGGGGATTGACATGAGGCAGAGGAATTGAcggcagaatgttcatttttactAACTCTTTCTCTTGGTCAGGTCTGTGCGGGATGTTCACCTACAGCTGGTACGGCCACAGGGTTGTGTCTGAGTTCATGGACCCAGGTTTTGTCGGAAAGAGGTAATTGTCTGAGTGATGATCTGATGTGAGCTGGTGTCGAGTTGTGATGAGCGTCCGTCTGCCGCTGCAGGTATGAGCTGGGGCCGGCTCTGTTTGTGGGATGGGGAGGATCGGCTCTGCTGATGCTGGGAGGACTGGTGTTCAGCTTTACTGCAGGCAATCAAGGATTCCAGTCAAGGTATCAGCACACATTCCTGATCACGACACTGATGCTGCTCTTCTAGATCTAGTCTAGGAGTAAATGTGGcgaccctgatgaataaggggaccgagctgaatgaatgaaggacACTTACGGCTAGGTTTGTGGTCCAGGGTTGCAGACAGCTGACGTCAAAAACTATACGCTCTCTCGtgaagtttttattattttttaaatatttcacaaagggatgtttatcagagcaaaataaacagcattttatatcatttattttctgGAAAAAGTTTTGCTGGAATAGAACTGAATACATGTTAAGCTCagtattattcaccccttcagcaatattagtgttggattgtctccagaacaaaccactgttatacaatgacttgcctaattaccctaactttaccctaattaccctagtgaagcctttacatgtcactgtaagctgaacactagtgtcctgaagaagatctagtctaatattatgtgctgtcatcatggagaagaggaaacacatcagctatgagagatgagttatgaacacTGTTATGAGCAGAGATGCGCTGAAGAGATTTTCTCTCCATCATTTTCAAGACTAAACTCTCACAGAAGTGTAAATGAAGTTGACCACCTGTAGGTCTTGTTTCTGAACTCAGTCCCTGACACGGAGTGATTTCAGCTCTTATCAACACGCTTTATTTAAGTGAGACTATTATTCACTTATCAACAACATGCCTTATTAAAAAGCAGCGTATCTTCAGCAACAGTATGAAACGCTTCACCAAAGCtccatttatgcaaaaaaaaaaaaaaaaaaactttcagcaTCACTTAGTAGAAACTGAAGCCAGTTGATTTCACTGTAATTCTCCTCACTGTTGATCTCCAGGACAGAGAAGCAGCCGTCTCCACTGTCAGGAGACAAGCAGATCATCCTGAGctcttcttcatcttcatcttcagaCAAGCAGAAGTCCAGCAGAGCAGCGTACGGACTCGACGCTTACGTCTGAGCTGATGATGATGAGGTTTAATAATGTTGTTTAGTGGTGGAGCAAAGCCTGCAGTAAAACCTTCAGCAGTGGGATTACACCAGTGTAATGCAGTATAATATTGAGCTACTCACAGAAAAAGTCTCTAGTTGCGATAGTCTCCATGGTCAGTAATGCTCTGTGGTACTTTTTTTTCACCTGGctaaggcttgatctctttcacaACTTTTTATTAATAGAGAATCTCTGCAATGAGCAACACACTGAAAACCCTTCATTCAGCTTAAAAACACCAATAACACTGGGATGATGTGATCTCCTCAGATTTTTCCTCTGTTATTGGATGTGTAATTATGGGATGGCTTTGTAAACTGCCGGGTCATAATATAAGGGACAAATCTGAAAGTTAACAGCAACATATATAGTGACGGACCGATCTGGACTTTTCATGGATGATtatgaataattttaattttagttttttttaaagaaacttttcCCATTCTGATACAGATCTCCATTCACACCTTTTTAAGCTAAAAAGAGAGCCCTAGTGAACCCCAATCTGATCATGTATAgattagtgtatgctccatcagctcTGTGTTAACTAaagcattaaaaaacaattaaggcTCAGAGAAATGTTTTGTGTCTTATTCATATGTGTTGTGGTGAGTCTTCCTGTAAaataagggataaagtacatccaggcggaTGCTGTTGCAGAATAAAGACTCAGATAAAGTCAGCTTCAAGTTCAGCTGCTGATGAACCAGTCAGGCTTTACagcccattcacacggggcgtcagcgtcaacacttcccattcactttgaatcaGTGATGTCAggcgaactgcattgtggatccgtctgcgctgcttcagaggtgttgctcgctgcagacgTCGGGActttctaaaccaggggtgtccaaatttagtcctggagggccggtgttcgggagagtttagctttaaccttaataaacacacctgaagcagctaattaagcccttactagatatactagaatctTCCTGGTAGGTGTATTGAAGCAGGTTGGatttaaactatgcaggacaccggctctccagggcagagtttggacacccctgttctaaacttttcaagctccgacggaagcgtcagccaatcagatggctgtatgcaaatacatcaGCTTTTAATAGCCAATTGAAGACAAATttaattggctgacgctgctatgaggatcgcttcagccccaagtTCAGACACGGCCTCTGTCAAGCGtggatgctgaagccccgtgtgaatggtgcATTATTCTGTCATAACCTCCTGCATGTTCTTCATCTCTGACTGCAGCACTTACACATTAAAAAGACAACACGAGGACACGGATCAATCACAAGCAGATCTATTCAACATTTcagaacaaaaatattacagcGGTATAAAATCATTCTCTTAATCACAACATTAGTTTCATAGGTCACACTTTACTCTGagaggtgttcataagactgtcttaaaacctttataatcatgacatgttcATAAgactttatgcatgcttataacaactcTTATTAGGTGTCATTCGCttcttgtgtcattttaaatgcacagATGACATAGTTTGTTATAACTTCACATCAACTAATACATCAACAACTAatgttttgtctttgtcatgacaacctgaaattaccaagacaacagaacttgtcataaacctgtcataaacatgattgtcatgaagtCATTATAAATGCGTCATGAGTTTCATATCAGCGTCATTAATATTTTCTTGTCCTCATCTACTGTGGAACAACTTGTCATTTAactgtcattaattattaatgaagCTCTTATCCAATGATTTGACAGAGTAATGAATATTCATGACACAGTTATAATGCTTCATGAccatcatgtttatgacaggtttatgacatGTTGTTTTGGTGACATCACGTTATCATGACAACAACATACAGgttgtgctgtttttgttttgttatgacatcatcatctgtgcATTTACAATGACAAAACTGAGCCAATGACACTTACTGACAGCTGTTATAAGCATGAATAAAGTCTCATGCACATGTCAAGGTGTGATGACAGTCTTCTGAACACCGCTGCACATCTAGTGTGACTCAGAGTATATTGATCATTGATCTGGGCTGATTCCTGAGACTGCAGTGCAGGTATTGATCATGGGCTGGTCCTGGTCCTCATGTGGCCCAGCGCACGTGTACGGTGGGGAAGTCCCAGCGGTCCGGCTGTCCCATGTGCATGAGTGAGCTGTAGGGCGAGCGGCTCCACTGGAACACCGGTGTCTGCTCGCAGGACGGCCCGCTGGCGGCCAGCAGCTCCCACTGCCGGAACATGCTGGAGCTGGTCATCTGAGGAGGAGGACAACACCACCGtcagcgcacgcacgcacacacacacgcacgcacacacacacacacacacacacacacacgcacacacacatcatcatcacacacacatcatcacacacacatcatcatcacacacatcatcatcacacacatcatcacacacacacacacacacacacacacacacacatcatcacacacacacacacacacatcacacacacatcatcacacacacacacacacatcatcacacacacacacacacacatcacacacacacacacacacacatcacacacacatcatcatcacacacatcatcacacacacacacacacacacatcatcacacacacacacacatcatcacacacacacacacacacacacatcacacacacatcatcatcacacacatcatcacacacacacacacacacacacacacacgcacacatcatcacacacacacacacacatcacacacacacacacactcaggaatGCATTGCTGAGGTCAGCACGCTGTAGTGCAGCAGAAGAGCTGGAATAAGCACCTTCATGTCGGTTCCTCCGTGTGGACGCTGCTGCAGCGCACCGAAGGGGTACGAGCCGTTAGCAGGGTTCAGGTCTGAGCGGGCAGAGATGGAGTTCTCAGCGTTCTGGTGCGGGTCACACTCCTCACAGCGGGACAGAGGGTCCTCTAGATAGTTATTATACCTgaaggacacaaacacacacacacacacagacacacaaacacacacacacagacacacaaacacacacacacacacacacacacacacagagctggaGTATTAGTTACAGATCATATCTTACTAcacagctgtctggaatactgcactctgattggtcagtcgtgacaCTGCAGGgtgtgttattcccagataacaacagCAGTGTTAGCATCTGTGTGTGATCCACTTCGCACTCTCTCTGACGAAAACACTTCAAACCAACATAAATGAGTGAGAATGAGGATGATCAATGAATCCACTGCTGATCTGGAAATAATGTGATCCAGACTAAAAGaaacttttattaataatattagtatttaatTCTAATTACAAGCACTGGAGTACTGCTGTATGACAGTGTGTTGTGCTGTTATTATTCTGTTCTGCTAATATAATTCTAGACGGTGAAGTGAacataatttcaccagatgacgaacatttctatttggaaagatttcatccATTTATATCCAGTCCTTTTCTGTGCAGGGCATGTGCATgaattataatacaatataagtATATGAAAATAGGACAGAGCCATGATAAAAGTCCAATTAACTTTTAACAATTAACAATTAACTAACATTTTAACAAttagtgctttatggttttcttacAGGATTCAGGTGCAGAAACTGAGCAGTCTAGCATGAAATCACATGGTCATCCTAATATAATTATTGAAATCTTTCTCTTTTAATCTTCAGTAAATGATCTAGTCCTGTGACGTGACTCTTGTggatacacacattgtgatatcgatgctcagATGGTGTATGTGCATCCCCGGTCTGAAGCAGCACAGCAGACACTGATCAGAGACACGCAGAACTCTGGACCAGCTCGTACCTCATCAGACGCTCCATGGACTGGAGGTCGGTCACCTGCGTCTGGTTCCTGCGGAAGATCTGAGCTCTTGGGTTCTGGCTGAAGGAGAACCAGGATCCGTACTTCTGGACCAGCTCCTGACCTCCGCTGGCATTGAACACCTCCTCGAAGTACCTACAGCAGCAAACAACAGCACATATTACACTTACACTAACCCTGACCCGCTACAGCACTTATACCAGACCCGCTATAACCACTGCGCTGCTGTACACCAGAGGAAtcttattgatttattaaatattatgtggTCATATCAGCAGCAGCGGCTACAATGCAAAAGTattcaatatataatttacaatTAATAATCCTGCATTGTACAAAAACACTGATAAAACATTTACAAGATGTTTAAATGTGATCAGTGATGAGGCTGGTGATCCAGATCACGGCTCCTCTGTCCTTGGTCTCCTGTAAATTGACGGTGACGTGTTCTACTGCTATAGTTATTACATTgaattacatgcaactaaccctaacccacattctaaccccaaccatagagtaaacacatgtatttattaatattactcagTACTCGATTAATATTGCACTGTATCTACATCACCTTAAAATAGAGTAACCACTACATGTTCCGaattaagtatgtgtgtgtgagtgtgtgtatttattcCTCTTGCAGTGTTTTTTGTTGTTCTGTTTCCGACGCTGTATTTGCTTGTTCATGAAACAGTGAagaatctgaaaaaaatattattaaaaaataaataaataaataaaataaatgaatgaataaatgaataaataaaataaatgaataaatttaaaaataaacaaataaataaaataaaaatgaaataaataaacaaaataaataaataaataatataataaaataaaataaaataaaacaaataaataaaccacttattgtctagaaaatgcttctcgatTTAATAGTTTGTTGGTATTTGGACTCGATACGAGACAGAAACTTCAATAACACAGCGGTGAAAGTATATATGATGATTATGAGGAGAACAGACGGTGTGTTATCTGTCCAGCACAGACACCCACAGCGTTGACTTGATGATGTTAATACTCACGGGATGTTATAGCTGGCCCAGTAGCCCGTCTGAAACAGCTCTGCAGTTTTATCTGCGGTTTTGATCATTCCCCTGGAGAAAACAGACAGAAGACAGGACAACTGCACATCAATCGTCAGCGCTTGTTTTGCTTTGCAGTGCTTGTTTTCAggagaaactctcttcattttgactcattattgctGAAAACAGCACTATATGTTGTGCTCGTCTGGAAAATGCGGACTGATTTGAGAGTttttagatatctggactagaaacaggacagaAACTAAGCAAGAAAAGCCTGTTATGCAGTGTTCAGTCCACTAATGCCATGTCTGGAGCTGCAGTACAACACAAACACCAAACAAAGCTAGAATCAGTTTATTCATGCAAACAATCATGTACTGAGGCTGATCACAGATCTGTGGAAAGTAAAGCTCACTCACGGGATCTGCTCCAGAACTGTGAAAAGCCCTTGCTTTGCGACGGCCTGTCCCGGGACGAAGTTCTTATAGTCCACGACCATCCACTGATTATTGTAGCTGGAGGAGAGAAACagcagtgtaagtgtgtgtgtgtgtgtgtgtgtgtgtgtgtgtgtgtgtgtgtgtgtgtgtgtgtgtgtgtgtgtgtgtgtgtgcgtcatgaACAGTCCTTTACGTTCCGCTGTTGTATCTGCTGAATATCTGGGCCCAGCTCTGTCCGTCTCCTGCCAGCCGGTTGGCCACGATGTTCCTCAGCCACTCCATCACGGAGCCGCGCGGCTGCACAAACTTCCACAGCGCCGCGTTACTGTTGCCGATCGTCGTCTCCAGAGTAACCTGAAACATTCATTCAATAGTACAACAATACAACCCAAACAGGTTCAGATGCAGGACTCCTGCTTTAAGCCCAATAGCACACTCACTGACTAAACTCCACATTTCCATGACATCTAAAGAACGCTAAACTGGCTGATGGTGGGattatatatgaataatataatgcatgttacaacaaattaaaaatggttTCAGCTTGAATGTAATGTTGCGTGATGTTAATCGCCAATAGGAGAACAACAACAGCTAATGCATCTCAGCTGAATCACTCCATGTCTGAGAGCTCGATCTGAGCTCATTATATTTAGCTCTTCTGTCCTCTGCTTTTTCAtcttttctgcttttttttttatcaaccaGTTTAAAGGGGTTATTTTGGAGACAAAGCTCTTACACTGATGTTATTCCTACATTTTTGGCTTAATTAAGATGTTAACAGGCCAGCTGAGGAGCGTGAAAGAAGTAAAATGGAGCCTAACCATGAAAAACAGCCCAACCTTAACAATAGGTGTGAAACAATGGGGGAAAAGtactattttgttaaataaattaatactactacaactactacaactactactactactaataataataataatacagttgaagtcaaaattattcgcccctctTGTTGATTttatcccccaatttctgtttaacagagcagatttcAGCACatgatgtgtttcctcttctccatgatgacagcacataatattagactagatattcttcaagacactagtgttcagcttacagtgacatgtaaaggcttcactagggtaattagggtaaagttagggtaattaggcaagtcattgtataacagtggtttgttctggagactatccaacactaatattgctgaaggggtgaataatattgacctaaacatgactttaacactattaaaaactgcttttattctagcccaaataaaactaataagactttctccagaagaacagatattagaggaaatactgtgaacaactgtgtatatgtctatatatatatatataaattatgtttatattattttaatcctGATATTCTACTCTTCAAACAAACCATACATATTACAATTCTctgactttcaatgtctggaataAACCCTGAGGATAAATAAAGCTTGAACCGGCGTCTCCTTACCAAACCACTGCTGATCAGGTAAAAGTCGTCTCCTGAGAAGATGCTGCCCGGATAAGAGGAAAACACCTGCGTTGCTCCAGGAATCACGTCCTGTTCTGCAGAAGCACAAGAGgcagatcagatcagatcagtGAAGAGGACGGAGAACAGCAGCAGGACCATCGGCGCTGTTCTGCACACACTGATAATCATGCTCATATAGGATTTCCAGAACTGCAGACTTCAACATCAGTCAGAACCGTTCAGATCCTGCTCAACTGGGCTCAGTTCTAGTGAGGAATGCACTATAGAGATCAGATGACTGATTCTGGACAACAGCAGCTTACAGTGATGATGGGTTCATTATGTAATCTACTAGAGGCCTGGACGTGTGTTTGCTGAAGCTTTATAATAATTCATcagtcatttttcttcagcttagtccctttattcatcaggagtggccacaggggaatgaaccgccaactattccagcatatgtttttcacagctgATGTGCCTccagctcattcacacacacacacacacacacacacacacacacacactcatacactacggccagtgtagttgatcagttcccctatagcgcatgtgtttggactgtgggggaaaccggagcacctggaggaaacccacaccaacacggggagaacatgcaaactccacacagaaacactaactgacccagccgagactcaaaccagagagcttcttactgtgaggccacagtgctaaccactgagccaccgtgccgccctgatGAAGTAATTTAAGTGAATGATATTGTATTAGACTGAGCTGGAGTGAATGACTCAATAACAGATGTGTGGATCTCCACATGAAGGATTCAGACACCTGCTCAACATCTGAAGGGTTTACTGCATTATGAACACTTCAGTGGGTCAAACCTCTGATGGCTCCTCTGTGAACAGTGCTCATTCAGTGTTGGTAACTCAGCTGAGATCTGTAAACTCTTCATCATCTCCACTGGCTGTGCTCTTCATGTGTAACGGCAGACCCGAATACCATCTGATTATTAGAATAATCCAGTTTCTACTCAACCTGAGATGCTCTGCAGGCGTGTATACCTGTGGGAGACGTGCGGTAGCTC contains:
- the cldn10l2 gene encoding claudin 10-like 2 isoform X2, which gives rise to MHYRTLLMHTEMVCFVVCVCGWLLVCSTVPTECWAYSEVHTSVLTSAHYFSNLWKDCLSDSTGVTDCKVFPTFLALRPYIHVCRSFLFTSILLGLFGSILALVGMKCTKLGGSETVNAKVTFAGGINYLTSGLCGMFTYSWYGHRVVSEFMDPGFVGKRYELGPALFVGWGGSALLMLGGLVFSFTAGNQGFQSRTEKQPSPLSGDKQIILSSSSSSSSDKQKSSRAAYGLDAYV
- the cldn10l2 gene encoding claudin 10-like 2 isoform X1; its protein translation is MRKRLIQVLGFLISTFGWLFVSCTLAMDYWRILYVGGKGGNWMVKASWYWSNLWKDCVTDMSSISDCRDYDALWAVTPYVQAVRGLLMIAMGLGFIAAILCFIGMECTYIGGSEKNKRRVLLAGAALHFAGGLSAAAAYCLYTNRVARAAFAPAVDTTIIRTLLMHTEMVCFVVCVCGWLLVCSTVPTECWAYSEVHTSVLTSAHYFSNLWKDCLSDSTGVTDCKVFPTFLALRPYIHVCRSFLFTSILLGLFGSILALVGMKCTKLGGSETVNAKVTFAGGINYLTSGLCGMFTYSWYGHRVVSEFMDPGFVGKRYELGPALFVGWGGSALLMLGGLVFSFTAGNQGFQSRTEKQPSPLSGDKQIILSSSSSSSSDKQKSSRAAYGLDAYV
- the plbd2 gene encoding putative phospholipase B-like 2 precursor (The RefSeq protein has 3 substitutions compared to this genomic sequence) — encoded protein: MAHLQLLVSAVCVLLSVCQAQIYSAIYEEETAQLLLIEGARTHSVAEANFTDHINTTGWAYLDLSTSAGYNDSLQAYAAGLVEGAATSQLLYKHWMNTLMGYCGPFSSDVGFCERLKDYISTNLQWMWQQMETHTHSPYWHQVRLSLLQLKGLEDGYNGRIDFPSGSFSINPFGFLLFQMGGDLEDLEAALNKSSQSRSVGSGSCSALIKLLPGHKDLLVSHDTWNNYQSMLRIMKRYSLSYRTSPTEQDVIPGATQVFSSYPGSIFSGDDFYLISSGLVTLETTIGNSNAALWKFVQPRGSVMEWLRNIVANRLAGDGQSWAQTFSRYNSGTYNNQWMVVDYKNFVPGQAVAKQGLFTVLEQIPGMIKTADKTTELFQTGYWASYNIPYFEEVFNASGGQELVQKYGSWFSFSQNPRAQIFRRNQTQVTDIQSMERLMRYNNYLEDPLSRCEECDPHQNAENSISARSDLNPANGSYPFGALQQRPHGGTDMKMTSSSMFRQWELLAASGPSCEQTPVFQWSRSPYSSLMHMGQPDRWDFPTVHVRWAT
- the plbd2 gene encoding putative phospholipase B-like 2 isoform X1; the protein is MSQLSASEMDSILHNFPIFCVRNVVLMGYCVCVCACVCACVCVCVRVCVCVCVCLCVCVCDPQLLYKHWMNTLMGYCGPFSSDVGFCERLKDYISTNLQWMWQQMETHTHSPYWHQVRLSLLQLKGLEDGYNGRIDFPSGSFSINPFGFLLFQMGGDLEDLEAALNKSSQSRSVGSGSCSALIKLLPGHKDLLVSHDTWNNYQSMLRIMKRYSLSYRTSPTEQDVIPGATQVFSSYPGSIFSGDDFYLISSGLVTLETTIGNSNAALWKFVQPRGSVMEWLRNIVANRLAGDGQSWAQIFSRYNSGTYNNQWMVVDYKNFVPGQAVAKQGLFTVLEQIPGMIKTADKTAELFQTGYWASYNIPYFEEVFNASGGQELVQKYGSWFSFSQNPRAQIFRRNQTQVTDLQSMERLMRYNNYLEDPLSRCEECDPHQNAENSISARSDLNPANGSYPFGALQQRPHGGTDMKMTSSSMFRQWELLAASGPSCEQTPVFQWSRSPYSSLMHMGQPDRWDFPTVHVRWAT